Sequence from the Patescibacteria group bacterium genome:
TTACGCGGCTTATCGTTTTAGACTGCGTATTTTAGTATTAGCCCGGAAATTTTCCCTGGGATTCAATAAGGGACAATTTTTGACTGCCGTAGTTTTAACTTTTTTACTCGTTTTTAACCTTATTTTAATCTCTCATTATCATTGGCAGGAATTCGTGAATTGGCAGACCTATCGGATTCAGTATGTTTTTATTATCTTAGGGGAATATTTTTTACTTCCTTATTTTCTTGTTTTTTTAATAAGACTTTGGGAGCCGCGGTTTTTAGGGAAAGAGGCCTATTATGTCGCTCTGATTTTTCTGCCCATTATCATTTTTATCCTTGACCCTTTTGTGGGATTGGATCAGCCTTGGTTTTTAAGGCGTTTTTATCCCACTCTAATTCCATTCCTTTTTGTTCTGGCCGCCTGGGGATTATTCAATTTAAAACTGGGAAAGAAGGCCAGAACGGCTATCATTGTTTTGCTTTTAGCGATGAACCTTTGGGTTTCGTTACCGGTGCTGTTTTTCCGAGAATATCAAGGAGTGCAAAAGGAATTGGAGAATTTAGCTTCCCGTTTTGAAAAGGATAGTTTAATTTTGATGGATCCGGGTTGGCAGTGGCAGCAGTGGGGCTATGCTTTGCATTATATTTATGGTCGTGACGTTTTGCCCGAGTATGATCGGTTCTCGGCGGAAGAGATGGAAAAACTGATCCAAAGTCATGGGCAAGTTTATGTCATCAGTAAAAAAGGGCCAGAGGAGGAGAATATCATTGATTATCCCGGTTTTTCCCAGGAGAAATTGCGGTACCTTGATGAAGTCAGGCTTTTTTATCCTGTACTATTAAGCACGACCAATCTTACTGACTATATTCAAGACAAGGAAACCGCGGTCAGCACAGTGACTCTTCTGCAAAAGTATCAAGAGGCTTTGCCGCGAGAAAAGGATATTGAGGATGTCACGCTTTATATATATCGGTACAAATAAGTGTAAAGAGCAATGATCAAAGATGTAAGTAAGGTGTTGCAGGCGGGCAATGTAAAATCTTAGGATTTTATTTAAAATTATTCTAATTAACCTAATTGTTCTAATTATTCTAAATAAATCCCAATATCTAATGACCAATGTCTAAAAATGGATTTTGGTTATTCAAGATTTGGTCATTGGTCATTTTTTAGGTTAATTAGGTCAATTAGAACAATTAGAATAATTTTTAGATATGTCTTCCCACAATTTAAAAATTGCTATCTTTTCTAACACTTTTGGTCCCAAGGACGCGATGGGTCAGCACGTGCATTTGATTAAAAAAGTTTTTCCGGAAGCAGAAATCTTTTTAGAACGCGGGAATGAGGATCCGCAAATCGCAACCCATACTTATTATTTCATTAAGCGTTATCCTTGGATGAGTTTGTATATGTTGGAATGGAGATTGGGGCTGCGGTTGAAGGCGCTGGAATGGTTTTTGAGACCGCTTGAAAAATTAGCTTTCCAGCACGAGGCAAGGAAGTTTTTAAATTATGATATTGTCTTAGTGGAATGGGGTCTTTACCATAAAGCCATTCATCTTTTGCCATTCTTGACGCATTTAGAGAAAAGGCCGCGTTTGATTTTTGACTATCACGGCGTGACACCGCCAGAACATATTTTATCGCGAGGGAAAAGACTGATTGCCCAAAAAACGATTGAGGTCACGAGAGAGGGCGCGGATTATGCGGATATCTCTCTGGTGCGGTCACAGTTTATGGCAGAGGAGCTAAAAGGTTTTGGTCATCCCCGAAAAATAGTGTTAAATCCCCTGCCATTTTTAGGAGGAGAGTGTCGAGATGCACATCCCGCGCAATTGCGCCACAAATATGGACTAGAAAAGAAGAAAATTTTGCTTTATATTGGCCGCATCTCCACTCATAAAAATTTGGAAGTGGTGGTTAGAAGTTTAGGGAACCTTTCGCGGGACGATGTTTATTTTATTGTGGTAGGCAACAATCGTCACCGTTCTCTAGCCGCGGAAAAAGAAAGATTATTCGCTTTGGCGCGGGATTTAAGAATACCGCATCGGATTATTTTTACGGGTGAGGTATCGCAAGAAGAGTTAGTGAGTTGGTACCGCGCTTGCGATGTTTTTGTGATGCCAAGTTTACATGAGGGTTTTTGCTGGCCTTTGGTTGACGCAATGGCTTATGGAAAACCAGTTTTGGCTTCGCGTTATGGAGCCATTCCGGAAACTTTAGGCGAGGCGGGACTTTATTTTGACGCGAAGAATCCTAAGGATTTGGCGGAAAAAATAAACCAAATATTGGAAGATCAGGACTTGCGAAACAGACTAGCGCAGATGGGTAGGGAGAAGGTGAAGGAGTATAGTTGGGAGAGATACAAAGATGTTTTAAAACAATTGGTCAGAAGATAATTTTTAATTTTCAATTTTTATTAAATTTTCAATGAATCAATTTACTCTATTAGGGGTTCAAAATTTCCAAAGGTTTGAAAATTTTGAAATTAGAAATTGAAAATTATAAATTTTCCATGAATATTATTTTTTTAACCAAATACTTCCCCCCTGATTCTATCGGGGGTGGTGAAATATCGGCTTATTATCTGGCGTTAGGCTTAGCGGGCAAAGGACATCAAATTACGGTGATCAAGAGAGGCAAAAAGAACCGAGATTATAATGAGAGCAAGAATTTAAAGATTTTAGAGCGAAAAAAACTTTTCACCGCAGAGGTGCCGAATTTTGAAAGACGTTGGGCGAAAAAACAGGCGCAAATTCTAATTCAGGATATCCCGCGGGACACGCAGATAATCCATAGCCACGATTTTCATTCAGCATTGATTGGTGCGGAGTTAAAAAAGATTATCCCTTGCCACCCACTTTTTATCGCCACTGTGCGGGATTATTGGCCTGTTTGCGGCTATGGCAAAGTCAAAATAAACGGCGAGGTTTGCCCGGGGTGCAAAAATTTTCGCGATTTTAAGGATTGTCCGAAGGTTGCCCGCGGCAATTTGATCCAGAAATATTTAAGAATGTGGCGGTATCATTATAATATTCCCCAAAGGCAGGAGAGCTTGAAGCAGCTGGACGAAGTAATCTACATCAGCCAGGCCCTACGCGATGAGATTAAAAAATCCCGCAATATCTCTTTTCCTTTTTCCGCAAAAAAGGTAATCTATAATTCTATTCCCCTAGAAATAGAGAATTACACATCGGGTTCTAATGCTGAGGGTAAAACAATTTTATTTGCCGGTCTTTTGGATCTTCACAAAGGCGTAGAATTTTTATTAAAAGCCTTAAGTAAAATCGCCTTAAAGGCTGACTTTCAATGTATTTTAGCCGGCACTGGTCCTCTTTTTGAGAAGTATAAAAAAATGGCAAAATATTTGCGCATTGAAGATAAAGTGAATTTTTTAGGCGCTATCCCCTATCGTTTAATGCCGGATTTGTACCGCAAGGCGGATCTTGTGGTGATGCCTTCCCTTTGGCCTGAACCCTTTGGCCGCACGGCTTTAGAAGGTATGGCTTATGGAAAGGCGGTCGTTTCCACGCGCCACGGCGCTCCGCAAGAATTTATACAAAATAACGAGACCGGAATCCTTATTGAGCCTGGTAATGTTCTGGAGCTAGCCGAGCGCATTATTTTCCTTTTGCAGAATCCCGATGAGCGGCGCAGAATTGGCGAGAACGCGAGAAAAGATGTTTTGGAAAAATTCCATCCCGCGAAAATTGCGGAAGAATACGAAAAGGTTTATCAATATAACGAATAAGGAATAGGGAATTAGGAATCAGGGATACAATTCTTTTTTATTCCTGATTCATGATTCTTAATTCTTGATTCTATTATGCTCATCGGTATTGATGCCTCGCGTGGTTTCTTAAAGAAACGCACGGGAGTGGAGGAATATTCTTATCAAATTGTTAAGGCGTTAATAAAAGTTGATTCTCAAAATCAATACATTTTGTATTTAAATGGCCAAGAAAATGAAGAAGTGGCGCGAGGGATTGTGTGGCCTTCAAATTTTAAATTAAAAAATATCCCCTTTCCGCGGCTTTGGGTGCATCTAGCTTTGTGTATAGCAGCTTGGCGGGATAAGCTTGATGTTTTGTTTATTCCGGCGCAGGCGATGCCGATTTTTTATCCGCGGGAAACGGTTGTCACTTTACATGGTTTAGAATATGAACATTATCCAGAATCTTATTCGGCTTGGCGCAGATTTTATTTGCGTTGGACGACTCGTTTTAGTTTAAAACATGCGGCGAAGATTATTGCTGTTTCGGAAAATACAAAAAAGGATTTGATTAAAATGTATGGTGGAGATGCGGAGAAAATTAAAGTGGTTTATCATGGGTTTAGTGTTTCTGCTCCCACCTCCTCTTTTCTTCCCGCTCAGGGCAGGGGGAGTGTCAGAACCCCCTCCATCTCCCCCTTAGAAAGGGGGAGTGAATTTCCCCTCCTTTCCAAGGAGGGGTCGAGGGAGGTTCTGAATCCTTTTCTTCTCTCCATTGGCCGTTTGGAAAAGCGCAAAAATATTATCAATTTAATCAAGACTTTTGAATTGTTAAAAGGAGATGGCTTCCGCGGTGAGTTGGTCCTTGTTGGTAAGCCTGGCTATGGCTATTCAGAAATAAAAAAAGCGATTTTAAGTTCGCCTGATCAAAAAGATATTATTGAGAAAGGATATGTTCCTGAAGAAGAAAAATGGCAGATTTTGCAATCCGCCGCGGTATTCATTTTTCCTTCTTTTTATGAGGGCTTTGGTATGCCGCTTTTAGAAGCATTCGCCGCGGATGTACCGGTTGCGGCATCCAACACTTCTTCTTTGCCTGAAATTGGTGGTGATGCTTGTGTTTATTTTAACCCCGAGAATGTGGACGATATAGCGCGAAAGATAAGGGAGGTTTTGGCAAGTAACAACCTGCGTCAAGATTTAATTCAAAAAGGTCAAACGCGTTTGGCTAATTTTA
This genomic interval carries:
- a CDS encoding glycosyltransferase family 1 protein → MSSHNLKIAIFSNTFGPKDAMGQHVHLIKKVFPEAEIFLERGNEDPQIATHTYYFIKRYPWMSLYMLEWRLGLRLKALEWFLRPLEKLAFQHEARKFLNYDIVLVEWGLYHKAIHLLPFLTHLEKRPRLIFDYHGVTPPEHILSRGKRLIAQKTIEVTREGADYADISLVRSQFMAEELKGFGHPRKIVLNPLPFLGGECRDAHPAQLRHKYGLEKKKILLYIGRISTHKNLEVVVRSLGNLSRDDVYFIVVGNNRHRSLAAEKERLFALARDLRIPHRIIFTGEVSQEELVSWYRACDVFVMPSLHEGFCWPLVDAMAYGKPVLASRYGAIPETLGEAGLYFDAKNPKDLAEKINQILEDQDLRNRLAQMGREKVKEYSWERYKDVLKQLVRR
- a CDS encoding glycosyltransferase family 4 protein, producing MKILKLEIENYKFSMNIIFLTKYFPPDSIGGGEISAYYLALGLAGKGHQITVIKRGKKNRDYNESKNLKILERKKLFTAEVPNFERRWAKKQAQILIQDIPRDTQIIHSHDFHSALIGAELKKIIPCHPLFIATVRDYWPVCGYGKVKINGEVCPGCKNFRDFKDCPKVARGNLIQKYLRMWRYHYNIPQRQESLKQLDEVIYISQALRDEIKKSRNISFPFSAKKVIYNSIPLEIENYTSGSNAEGKTILFAGLLDLHKGVEFLLKALSKIALKADFQCILAGTGPLFEKYKKMAKYLRIEDKVNFLGAIPYRLMPDLYRKADLVVMPSLWPEPFGRTALEGMAYGKAVVSTRHGAPQEFIQNNETGILIEPGNVLELAERIIFLLQNPDERRRIGENARKDVLEKFHPAKIAEEYEKVYQYNE
- a CDS encoding glycosyltransferase family 1 protein — encoded protein: MLIGIDASRGFLKKRTGVEEYSYQIVKALIKVDSQNQYILYLNGQENEEVARGIVWPSNFKLKNIPFPRLWVHLALCIAAWRDKLDVLFIPAQAMPIFYPRETVVTLHGLEYEHYPESYSAWRRFYLRWTTRFSLKHAAKIIAVSENTKKDLIKMYGGDAEKIKVVYHGFSVSAPTSSFLPAQGRGSVRTPSISPLERGSEFPLLSKEGSREVLNPFLLSIGRLEKRKNIINLIKTFELLKGDGFRGELVLVGKPGYGYSEIKKAILSSPDQKDIIEKGYVPEEEKWQILQSAAVFIFPSFYEGFGMPLLEAFAADVPVAASNTSSLPEIGGDACVYFNPENVDDIARKIREVLASNNLRQDLIQKGQTRLANFSWQKCGRETLFILIKNRS